A region from the Catellatospora sp. TT07R-123 genome encodes:
- a CDS encoding N-6 DNA methylase, producing the protein MSSDRSPEISDTTLTASGIAQLANVGRAAVSNWRRRYADFPAPVGGTATSPVFDARAVEQWLRTQNKLSTATTEQWLWRHIENYSPATHIGDALCIAGAFLLVTPGKPARGGLPTPHQLLSRVRTRDRSLAEMLEPLLPTEWSPQLEAILRGAQQLSTEMAADRAFEYLHTQYVTSPSSMSGLAATPEIICDLMVDILGEISEIFDFTTGTGSILHTAATRALTAKTALHCHGQEIKPQYAIITLLRLLFVHARAQVAGVAATRPPDVRIGDSLLHDQFTGMQVPTIAANFPFGLHGWGNEQLALDPRWAFGTPPRTEPELAWVQHALAHLAPGGRATVLMPPACAVRPAGRRIRAELVRRGALEAVIALPAGLMPPTGIGLQIWVLARPYEHQPLSHQLLMVDGATLPRGSTLREVVGRAWQAYLDPASGDDMPGVYRVVPAIEVLDDRIDLTPRRHLPQQIDPADSIERTMSAMREFERLLDAVRAELPAVRPADPGQAAPSQVSLADLIRSGSLEIHRSIARTLADAPSVLLLTTSDVLTGRPPSATSEQSDSTALARVQAGDILVPVHAREVAATVATAEQVGAALDPGVQAVRVNPDLLDPWFVAGMLSKSDNVRMAGRTSSSSTGVIRIDLRRLTIPVMPLEQQQHRGAVFQRVAAFRTAMLRAGEAGDALARGLSDGLASGQLTGTP; encoded by the coding sequence GTGAGCAGCGACCGCAGCCCGGAGATCAGCGACACCACCCTGACCGCGAGCGGCATCGCCCAGCTGGCCAACGTCGGCCGCGCGGCGGTGAGCAACTGGCGCCGCCGCTACGCGGACTTCCCCGCCCCCGTCGGCGGCACCGCGACCAGCCCCGTCTTCGACGCCCGCGCCGTCGAACAGTGGCTGCGCACGCAGAACAAACTGTCCACAGCCACCACCGAGCAATGGCTGTGGCGGCACATCGAGAACTACTCCCCCGCCACCCACATCGGTGACGCGCTCTGCATCGCGGGCGCGTTCCTGCTGGTCACGCCAGGTAAACCGGCACGAGGCGGCCTGCCCACGCCGCACCAGCTCCTCTCCCGGGTCCGCACCCGCGACAGAAGCCTGGCGGAGATGCTCGAGCCGCTGCTGCCCACGGAATGGTCGCCGCAGCTCGAAGCCATCCTGCGGGGCGCGCAGCAGCTCAGCACCGAGATGGCGGCCGACCGAGCCTTCGAATACCTGCACACGCAGTACGTCACGTCCCCCAGCTCGATGTCCGGGCTGGCCGCCACCCCCGAGATCATCTGCGACCTCATGGTCGACATCCTGGGAGAGATCTCGGAGATCTTCGACTTCACCACCGGCACCGGGTCCATCCTGCACACCGCCGCAACCCGCGCCCTGACCGCCAAGACCGCCCTGCACTGCCACGGCCAGGAGATCAAGCCGCAGTACGCGATCATCACGCTGCTACGGCTGCTGTTCGTCCACGCACGAGCCCAGGTCGCAGGTGTCGCCGCCACCAGGCCGCCGGACGTACGCATCGGCGACAGCCTTCTCCACGACCAGTTCACCGGAATGCAGGTCCCGACCATCGCCGCCAACTTCCCCTTCGGCCTGCACGGCTGGGGCAACGAGCAGCTGGCCCTCGACCCCCGGTGGGCGTTCGGCACGCCGCCCCGCACCGAACCCGAGCTCGCCTGGGTGCAACACGCGCTCGCGCACCTGGCACCCGGCGGCCGTGCCACCGTCCTGATGCCTCCCGCCTGTGCGGTGCGGCCCGCGGGTCGGCGCATCCGCGCCGAGCTCGTCCGGCGAGGTGCGCTGGAGGCGGTCATCGCGCTGCCGGCCGGGCTGATGCCGCCGACCGGGATCGGGCTCCAGATCTGGGTGCTCGCCCGACCGTACGAGCACCAGCCGCTCAGCCATCAGCTGCTCATGGTCGACGGGGCCACCCTGCCCCGGGGCAGCACGCTGCGGGAGGTCGTCGGCCGAGCCTGGCAGGCCTACCTGGATCCGGCTTCCGGCGACGACATGCCCGGCGTCTACCGGGTCGTGCCCGCCATCGAGGTGCTGGACGACCGGATCGACCTCACACCGAGACGGCACCTGCCGCAGCAGATCGATCCGGCGGACAGCATCGAACGGACCATGTCGGCCATGCGGGAGTTCGAGCGGCTGCTCGATGCCGTACGGGCCGAGCTTCCGGCGGTGCGGCCGGCCGATCCTGGGCAGGCAGCGCCGTCACAGGTGTCGCTCGCGGACCTGATCCGCTCCGGGAGCCTCGAGATCCACCGGTCGATCGCACGCACGCTGGCGGATGCGCCCAGCGTCTTGCTGCTCACCACATCTGATGTGCTGACCGGACGTCCGCCGAGCGCCACCAGCGAGCAGTCCGACAGCACGGCGCTGGCCCGGGTGCAGGCTGGGGACATCCTGGTGCCGGTGCATGCCCGGGAGGTCGCCGCGACTGTCGCGACGGCGGAGCAGGTGGGTGCCGCGCTCGACCCTGGCGTCCAGGCGGTGCGGGTCAATCCCGACCTGCTCGATCCGTGGTTCGTGGCCGGGATGCTGTCCAAGAGCGACAATGTGCGTATGGCCGGGCGTACGTCGAGCAGCAGCACCGGTGTGATCCGGATTGATCTACGCAGGCTGACGATCCCTGTCATGCCCCTTGAGCAGCAGCAGCATCGGGGCGCCGTGTTTCAGCGGGTGGCAGCCTTCCGCACGGCCATGCTCCGAGCCGGGGAGGCCGGCGATGCACTCGCCCGAGGTCTGAGCGATGGGCTGGCCTCCGGCCAACTGACGGGAACACCTTAA
- a CDS encoding MFS transporter — protein MDTGRLRADLVRLVAAEAVSNIGTRMTFFAVPWLVLVTTGDPVKVGLVAGAETLTYVVSGVLAAPLQDRIGARRTSLWSDAGSVVAMAGVAVAGRYGFGLLLALVAILGVLRAQGDRAKVTLIVPLMGGAGGDYARVAATREGVLRTSTLAGSSLAGIAVVVFGPIGGIWIDAATYAVAVALTIATRPPAPESAATAPVTPYFTALREGFGWFRRNRLLRAVTGMLFFTNLFNQASAVVFVPLWVYANMDDPAALGAVATAYAVGLIAGNALVAWLAPILPRYPTLVAGYFIGGAPRFVVLALTDDLLLIVVVTLIGGIAMSSLNPTVSAMIYQRTPKEMLSRMGGIITAVAFGGAPLGGLLAGYLVQYLGLTNAILVATAMYFTVTLTPVIGHRLWRELNDTAPPRPRPGDGRPLPLLYGLAGAATGPRVSLRYADGLWTLQARRGLRSLARRQRVVPKTAVGALSRLDVPALRTALHETIQHDRALAERQTRQVRGQVAHLDRVLADVTRALDRG, from the coding sequence ATGGACACCGGACGTCTGCGGGCGGACCTGGTCCGGCTCGTCGCCGCCGAGGCCGTCTCCAACATCGGCACCCGGATGACCTTCTTCGCGGTGCCGTGGCTGGTGCTGGTGACCACCGGCGACCCGGTGAAGGTCGGCCTGGTCGCCGGGGCGGAGACGCTGACGTACGTGGTCAGCGGGGTGCTCGCCGCGCCTCTCCAGGACCGGATCGGGGCCCGGCGCACCTCACTGTGGTCCGACGCGGGCAGTGTCGTGGCGATGGCCGGCGTGGCGGTGGCCGGCCGGTACGGGTTCGGCCTGCTCCTGGCACTGGTCGCGATCTTGGGCGTGCTGCGCGCGCAGGGCGACCGCGCCAAGGTGACCCTGATCGTGCCACTGATGGGTGGCGCCGGCGGCGACTACGCCCGGGTGGCCGCCACCCGGGAGGGCGTGCTGCGCACCTCGACGCTGGCGGGCTCGTCGCTGGCCGGCATCGCCGTGGTGGTGTTCGGCCCGATCGGCGGTATCTGGATCGACGCAGCCACCTACGCGGTGGCGGTCGCGCTGACGATCGCGACCCGGCCGCCCGCCCCGGAGTCGGCCGCCACGGCCCCGGTGACGCCGTACTTCACCGCGCTGCGGGAGGGTTTCGGCTGGTTCCGCCGCAACCGGCTGCTGCGCGCCGTCACCGGGATGCTGTTCTTCACCAACCTGTTCAACCAGGCCAGCGCCGTGGTGTTCGTGCCGCTGTGGGTGTACGCCAACATGGACGACCCCGCCGCGCTCGGCGCGGTCGCCACCGCGTACGCGGTCGGGCTGATCGCCGGGAACGCGCTGGTGGCGTGGCTGGCGCCGATCCTGCCGCGCTACCCGACGCTGGTGGCCGGGTATTTCATCGGCGGCGCGCCGCGGTTCGTGGTGCTCGCGCTCACCGACGACCTGCTCCTGATCGTCGTGGTGACGCTGATCGGTGGGATCGCCATGTCGTCGCTCAACCCGACCGTCAGCGCGATGATCTACCAGCGCACCCCGAAGGAGATGCTGTCCCGGATGGGCGGCATCATCACCGCCGTCGCGTTCGGCGGCGCGCCGCTGGGCGGGCTGCTGGCCGGCTACCTGGTGCAGTACCTCGGCCTGACCAACGCCATCCTGGTCGCCACCGCGATGTACTTCACCGTCACCCTGACCCCGGTCATCGGCCACCGGCTGTGGCGCGAGCTGAACGACACCGCGCCACCCCGGCCGCGGCCCGGCGACGGCAGGCCGCTGCCGCTGTTGTACGGCCTGGCCGGGGCGGCCACCGGGCCGCGGGTGAGCCTGCGCTACGCCGATGGCTTGTGGACCCTGCAGGCCCGCCGGGGGCTGCGCAGCCTGGCGAGGCGGCAGCGGGTGGTGCCCAAGACGGCTGTCGGCGCGCTGTCGCGGCTCGACGTTCCGGCGCTGCGGACGGCGCTGCACGAGACGATCCAGCACGACCGCGCGCTGGCCGAGCGCCAGACCCGGCAGGTGCGCGGCCAGGTCGCGCACCTGGACCGCGTACTGGCCGACGTGACCCGCGCCCTGGATCGCGGCTAG
- a CDS encoding condensation domain-containing protein produces MTDVTWDSPVSARPSHLVELPLTPLQARWWTLCTAYPGGMSPLVDLVHRLRGPLDADAWGHAVDAVVNRHEILRTLFVAKPDGPVQVVGPPTGIVMELLDLRDLPEGEREPRARELLDERRRLALDLQTGPLVHTSLLRLADDDHVWRMTVHHILADGASLAVIDRELAALYPALAAGTQPELPELSVQYGDFAVWQAGADTEKEDEDREYWRGQLAGLVPLELVEALPRPAAKGAPAAEVLRVLDVDLTGRVEELARSSRGTRFMVLLAALYVLLARSSGQDGFAIGIPVAGIGRTRPELARLVGLFNNALALRCDLSGDPTFAEILAGAREAVLDALDHQDLPWGQVVAMLDEPHHPGRAQGFQAMFLHDEVVVASRLALPGLRVEDFPLGIPKVLHDLMVYAGPGPQGLSVKFVYDTGLLMPQTVAGLADGYEQLLRTVVDEPGIRLSELVKRF; encoded by the coding sequence ATGACCGATGTGACATGGGATTCGCCCGTCAGCGCCAGGCCGTCACATCTGGTCGAGCTGCCGCTGACGCCGCTGCAGGCCCGCTGGTGGACGCTGTGCACGGCCTACCCCGGCGGCATGTCGCCGCTGGTGGACCTGGTGCACCGGCTGCGCGGGCCGCTGGACGCCGACGCCTGGGGGCACGCGGTCGACGCGGTGGTGAACCGGCACGAGATCCTGCGGACGTTGTTCGTCGCGAAGCCCGACGGGCCGGTCCAGGTCGTCGGCCCGCCCACCGGCATCGTGATGGAGCTGCTGGACCTGCGCGACCTCCCGGAGGGCGAGCGCGAGCCGCGGGCCCGGGAGCTGCTCGACGAGCGTCGGCGCCTGGCGCTGGACCTGCAGACCGGCCCGCTGGTGCACACCTCGCTGCTGCGGCTCGCCGACGACGACCATGTGTGGCGGATGACGGTCCACCACATCCTCGCCGACGGGGCGTCGCTGGCCGTGATCGACCGCGAGCTGGCCGCGCTCTACCCGGCCCTGGCCGCCGGTACGCAGCCTGAGCTGCCCGAGTTGTCGGTGCAGTACGGCGACTTCGCGGTGTGGCAGGCGGGCGCGGACACCGAGAAGGAGGACGAGGACCGGGAGTACTGGCGCGGGCAGCTGGCGGGGCTGGTGCCGCTGGAGCTGGTCGAGGCGCTGCCGCGGCCCGCGGCGAAGGGCGCGCCCGCGGCGGAGGTGCTGCGCGTCCTCGATGTTGATCTGACCGGGCGGGTCGAGGAGCTGGCCCGGTCGTCGCGCGGCACCCGGTTCATGGTGCTGTTGGCGGCGCTGTACGTGCTGCTGGCGCGGTCGAGTGGCCAGGACGGGTTCGCGATCGGTATCCCGGTGGCCGGGATCGGGCGTACGCGCCCCGAGCTGGCGCGGCTGGTGGGGCTGTTCAACAACGCGTTGGCGCTGCGCTGCGACCTGTCTGGCGACCCGACGTTCGCCGAGATCCTGGCGGGCGCCCGGGAGGCGGTGCTCGACGCGCTGGACCACCAGGATCTGCCGTGGGGGCAGGTGGTGGCGATGCTGGATGAGCCGCACCATCCCGGCCGGGCCCAGGGTTTCCAGGCCATGTTCCTGCACGACGAGGTCGTGGTCGCCAGCCGGCTGGCCCTGCCGGGCCTGCGGGTGGAGGACTTCCCGCTGGGCATCCCGAAGGTGCTGCACGACCTGATGGTGTACGCCGGCCCCGGCCCGCAGGGCTTGTCGGTGAAGTTCGTCTACGACACCGGCCTGCTGATGCCGCAGACTGTGGCCGGGCTCGCCGACGGGTACGAGCAGCTGCTGCGTACTGTCGTCGATGAGCCCGGCATCAGGTTGTCGGAGCTGGTCAAGCGGTTCTGA
- a CDS encoding type I polyketide synthase, with protein sequence MTDDLDDGAEPIAVIGMACRVPGAADLSRFWDNLAAGRDARTELSREHLLQAGVPATEVDDPDFVPAAYLLDDVENFDAGLFGLTPREAALADPQHRLFLELCHAALENAGWDPARFTGDIGVYGGRGMENYRWRNIHANQAIMAVTDHTTIGNGNHADTFTTLASYHLNLRGPSVGVYTACSTSLVAVHLAAEALRAGECDKALAGGVSIELPADRGYLHREGAADAADGYCRPFDAAATGVVAGSGGGVVLLKRLSDAVAHGDHVYALILGNAVNNDGAAKVGFTASGVAGQAAAIANALATAGVDPRTVTYVEASATGSPLGDAIEVEALTSVYGRGQGDRQWCALGSVKSNIGHLSQGAGIVGLIKTALALDHGLIPASLGYTAPNPALDLAATPFYVNATLATWDTGTAPRRAAVSSFGIGGTNAHVVLQQAPPAAAASRPVQAAQAASGARHAAETTGSLGRTAAGRFPQLLVVSARSAAARDLAAARLADHLAAHGAADLADVAHTLRVGRAEHPYRAAVVAADPADAVAALRDPRRRITAAAETVPRVVLLFGDQAAAPADSGLYTAEPVFAAAVDECATALGRDARDLLVDQVLSCFAVGYAAARLWQSWGLRPSTMLGHGLGEYVAATLAGVFALPDALRLAALHARLLTQVPVAPTFTVSASPQTLAGLLPREAAVVAVHGPATCLVSGPPDVLEQGLTDPATGKPIPVRRLRADQPLRAAVTDAMAAELAAAVTAVRPSAPLTAYLSSRTGQPATAAQAQDPGHWVALLREPVQFGPAIHTVLAAGPAQFLECGPGRQLAGLAQMQTPRGGPAPLHSMPAAGEPADDVTTCYTAAARLWAQGMPVRLGGTGRRVPLPGYPYERVRHWIEPDPPGAPPAAVTPVGTVAPGRTDTGTDEPDVAATLAGIWSGLLGVDAIRPDDDFFAVGGTSLIAVQLIAQVRAALGVRLSMRVIFDAPTLDALATTVTQRRAAATARA encoded by the coding sequence GTGACCGACGACCTCGACGACGGCGCCGAACCCATCGCCGTCATCGGCATGGCCTGCCGGGTGCCGGGCGCCGCCGACCTCAGCCGGTTCTGGGACAACCTCGCCGCCGGGCGCGACGCCCGCACCGAACTCAGCCGCGAGCACCTGCTCCAGGCCGGCGTCCCGGCCACCGAGGTCGACGACCCCGACTTCGTGCCGGCCGCGTACCTGCTCGACGACGTCGAGAACTTCGACGCCGGACTGTTCGGCCTGACGCCCCGCGAGGCGGCCCTGGCCGACCCGCAGCACCGGCTGTTCCTGGAGCTGTGCCACGCCGCACTGGAGAACGCGGGCTGGGACCCGGCCCGCTTCACAGGCGACATCGGCGTCTACGGCGGCCGCGGCATGGAGAACTACCGGTGGCGCAACATCCACGCCAACCAGGCGATCATGGCGGTCACCGACCACACCACCATCGGCAACGGCAACCACGCCGACACGTTCACCACCCTGGCCTCGTACCACCTGAACCTGCGCGGGCCCAGCGTCGGGGTGTACACGGCCTGCTCGACGTCGCTGGTCGCGGTGCACCTGGCCGCCGAGGCGCTGCGGGCAGGCGAATGCGACAAGGCGCTGGCCGGCGGGGTCAGCATCGAGCTGCCCGCCGACCGCGGCTACCTGCACCGCGAAGGCGCCGCCGACGCCGCCGACGGATACTGCCGGCCGTTCGACGCCGCGGCCACCGGAGTCGTCGCGGGCAGCGGCGGGGGAGTCGTGCTGCTCAAACGCCTGTCCGACGCCGTCGCCCACGGCGACCACGTATACGCGCTGATCCTCGGCAACGCCGTCAACAACGACGGCGCGGCCAAGGTCGGGTTCACCGCCTCCGGCGTGGCCGGGCAGGCCGCCGCCATCGCCAACGCGCTGGCCACCGCAGGCGTCGACCCGCGCACGGTGACCTACGTCGAGGCGTCCGCCACCGGCAGCCCACTCGGCGACGCGATCGAGGTAGAGGCGCTGACCTCCGTATACGGCCGCGGCCAGGGCGACCGGCAATGGTGCGCCCTCGGCTCGGTCAAGTCGAACATCGGCCACCTCAGCCAGGGCGCGGGCATCGTCGGTCTCATCAAGACCGCGCTCGCGCTCGACCACGGCCTGATCCCGGCCAGCCTCGGCTACACCGCCCCGAACCCGGCACTGGACCTGGCCGCGACCCCGTTCTACGTCAACGCCACCCTCGCGACCTGGGACACCGGCACGGCCCCGCGCCGGGCTGCGGTCAGCTCCTTCGGCATCGGCGGCACCAACGCCCACGTCGTCCTCCAGCAGGCCCCGCCCGCCGCGGCCGCATCCCGTCCGGTCCAGGCCGCGCAGGCCGCGTCCGGAGCACGCCACGCCGCCGAAACCACCGGCTCCCTCGGCCGGACGGCGGCGGGCAGGTTCCCTCAGCTGCTCGTGGTCTCGGCCCGCTCGGCGGCAGCGCGTGACCTCGCCGCCGCGCGGCTGGCCGACCACCTCGCCGCCCACGGTGCCGCCGACCTGGCCGATGTGGCGCACACGCTGCGCGTCGGCCGCGCCGAACACCCGTACCGCGCAGCCGTCGTCGCCGCAGACCCAGCCGACGCGGTGGCAGCGCTGCGCGACCCAAGGCGGCGCATCACGGCCGCCGCCGAAACGGTCCCCCGGGTGGTGCTGCTCTTCGGCGACCAGGCCGCCGCACCCGCCGACAGCGGCCTGTACACCGCCGAGCCGGTCTTCGCCGCTGCAGTGGACGAGTGCGCCACCGCGCTCGGGCGCGACGCCCGCGACCTGCTCGTCGACCAGGTGCTGTCGTGCTTCGCCGTCGGGTACGCGGCAGCGCGGCTCTGGCAGTCATGGGGCCTGCGCCCGTCCACGATGCTCGGTCACGGCCTCGGCGAGTACGTCGCCGCAACCCTGGCCGGCGTGTTCGCCCTACCCGACGCCCTGCGCCTGGCCGCCCTGCACGCACGGCTGCTGACCCAGGTCCCGGTCGCCCCGACCTTCACCGTGTCCGCGAGCCCGCAGACCCTGGCCGGGCTGCTGCCCCGGGAAGCGGCCGTCGTGGCCGTCCACGGTCCTGCCACCTGCCTGGTCAGCGGCCCGCCGGACGTATTGGAGCAGGGGCTCACCGACCCGGCGACGGGCAAGCCGATCCCGGTCCGGCGGCTGCGCGCCGACCAGCCGCTACGCGCCGCCGTCACCGACGCGATGGCGGCCGAACTGGCCGCGGCGGTCACGGCCGTACGCCCGTCCGCGCCACTCACCGCCTACCTGTCCAGCCGCACCGGGCAGCCCGCCACCGCCGCTCAGGCGCAGGATCCAGGGCACTGGGTCGCGCTGCTGCGCGAACCCGTCCAGTTCGGACCCGCGATCCACACAGTGCTCGCCGCCGGCCCGGCGCAATTCCTGGAATGCGGGCCGGGACGGCAGCTGGCCGGGCTGGCGCAGATGCAGACACCCCGCGGCGGCCCCGCACCGCTGCACAGCATGCCCGCCGCCGGGGAACCCGCCGACGACGTCACGACCTGCTACACCGCCGCCGCGCGGCTGTGGGCGCAGGGCATGCCGGTGCGGCTCGGCGGCACGGGCCGCCGGGTGCCGCTGCCCGGATACCCGTACGAGCGGGTCCGGCACTGGATCGAACCCGACCCGCCCGGTGCGCCCCCGGCAGCCGTCACACCGGTCGGCACCGTCGCGCCCGGCCGGACCGACACCGGCACGGACGAGCCGGACGTCGCGGCCACCCTCGCGGGCATCTGGTCGGGGCTGCTCGGCGTCGACGCGATCAGGCCCGACGACGACTTCTTCGCCGTCGGCGGCACATCACTGATCGCAGTGCAGCTCATCGCACAGGTACGGGCCGCACTCGGGGTACGGCTGTCGATGCGGGTGATCTTCGACGCGCCGACACTGGACGCCCTCGCCACGACCGTGACGCAGCGCCGGGCCGCGGCGACAGCGCGGGCGTGA